Below is a genomic region from Nitrososphaerales archaeon.
GTCGAGAGGTCAGAGACAGATTACAGCACTATGATAAAATTCATTCTTGGAAAGGAGAAGTTGGAACAACGTGCGTGTACAATGGATATGGTAACTGAAATACTAAAGGGTTCAAAAAAGAAACTAGAGGTGAGTGCCAAAGGCAATACAATAACGATAAAGAGTCCTAATGAAACTGACGCACAGACATTAATGACTTTACGAAGTAAGATACTGAATACCAGAATTAAAGGTGTTCCAGATATAGAAAGAGTAACTGTTGTAAAACAGGACGAAGAATGGATGATACAGACTGCAGGTTCGAACCTGCAAAAGGTTCTTGCAGTAGAAGGAGTAGATCCTACTAGAACAATCACTAATAATGTTTATGAGGTGTTTGAAACTTTGGGGATAGAAGCTGCACGAACTGCGTTGATAAAGGAGATCACAAATACACTTGAGGAACAGGGTCTTGAGGTTGATATGAGACATATAATGCTTGTTGCTGATCTGATGACATCCAAGGGATATCTCCAGCAAATTGGAAGACATGGAATCGCTGGCACAAAGACGAGCGTACTTGCTAGAGCTGCATTTGAAATTACAGTGCCAACTATTGCACAAGCTGCACTCAAGGGTGAGGTGGAGTCACTTAGGGGTGTTACAGAGAATGTGATAGTCGGTTCAACTATTCCTGTTGGAACTGGAATGGTCGATCTGTACATGAGGGTGGATAAGAATGAGCAAGATTCTTGAGCAGATCATAAAGGATTCCTTTGCAAGTAATAAGTGCAGGGTGGGAACGCGGGATGTATTGCGTTCGATCAAAAATTCAAAACTGATAATTTGCTCACAATCACTGTCAGACGATGTAAAAAGTAAATTAGAGCAAGCTGTGAAATCTTCAAACGTGCCAATATACAGATTCGATAGCACATCGCTAGAGCTTGGGCGCTTGTGTAACAAACCATTCAGAATATCTGTAATCTCCATAGACAGCTCAAGTAGTTCTGATATTACCGCAATCTTGGAAGAGATTAATAAGCAAGAAACAGCAAATAGTTAACCATGGTCGAACAATTGCAGCTACTATCTGTAGGTTTGATCTTGGTAATGCTAGGGATAATAGTAACCGTTTTTTCCCTTAAGCCTAGGGGTCGTGGCAGTACTGGAATAATTTTGCTGGGACCCATTCCTATAGTTTGGGGAGGTTCTAACAAATCGTTGTTGGTCGTAATTATTTCAGTCATACTGCTATTGTTTATTGTGCTTCCAATGGTGCTTATGCTATGGATGTGAAATGCGAAATTTGTGAAACAGGGATCGCGGGTCATTGGTGCTGCAGATGCCAGAAAAAAGTGTGTGCGTCATGTATAGATATGAACGGGATGCTGTGTAAAGATTGTAGAGTAAAGGAGTATGAAATGGAAGGAATAAGGATAGGGTTTGCGCCCCTACGAAAAGCGGTTAATCTGCCACTATTCATTATCGGTATTGCATTTGTGATAACAGGGATGTCAATAATTACATTGGCATCCTTTACTCTACCGAGTAATGTTGAACAAACACCTCAGTTGCAAGAGCCTCGCGGTTTCATATACATATTTCCATTCCCATTTGTTTTTGGATGGGGTTCACCTGACATTGCGTTCATTGTTCCTATTATTATAGCTGTGATAGCATTGCCGATATTAATGATGTTGTTAATCTTTAGAAATTTTGCCAGATTTTAGCAAATGGAATATTAAGATTTAAATGAGGCTTCATTGGTATGCGTGTATTCGTAGCGGAGAAGATATGACGGAAATCAAATTGACGTCAGGTGAATTGCAGTTGATGTCCCTGTTCCAGAGCGTAACTGGTGCCACTGCAAGGGATTGTGTGATTGATGAAAAGATTGACAGAGTAATCTTTATTGTTAATAAGGGTGATATGGGTCTTGCAATTGGCAAGAATGGTGCAACTATAAGGACATTACAAGACATCGTTGGCAAGAAGATCGAATTGGTTGAATTCTCTGACGACCCTGCTGAGTTCATACGCAACATGTTAAGTTCTAATTTAGTATTAGATGTTAAGATTATTGACAAGGGCGATGGTACGAGAGTTGCTGTGGCTGCAGTTGATCCGAAGAAAAAAGGTGTGGTCGTTGGTCGTGAGGGAAGAAATGCAGAAAAAGCAAGGTTGCTTGCTAAACGATACTTCCAAATATCGAATGTGTTAATTGTAAATCCAGAACAAATCCCACGGTGATAATGTGGCTAGAAAATCTCCTCTAGGTCTATTCGCAGGTCGAGTACTTAAGCAAAAGAGGGGACGACTTAGATGGTCTAATAAGTATTATAACAGAAAGATGTTCATGCTTGATAAGAAAGCCAACCCGTTGGAAGGCGCTCCTCAAGCTAGAGGCATAGTTCTTGAGAAGGTTGGCGTTGAATCGAAACAGCCAAACTCTGCAGTTAGAAAATGTGTTAGAGTGCAGTTGATCAAAAATGGAAAAAGCATTACTGCGTTCTTGCCTAGAGATGGTGCTTTAAACTATGTTGATGAACATGATGAGGTCGTTGTAGAAGGCATAGGCGGTTCTATGGGGGGTGCGATGGGAGATATTCCAGGCGTTCGTTGGCAGGTTTTCAAGGTTAACGGTGTATCGCTAAAAGAACTAGTTAGGGGTAGAAAGGAGAAACCAAGGCGATAGCAATGAGCAAGTCTACAGAGAATCTGCTATTGTTCAGAAAATGGGATCTTTCTCAAGTCAAAGTTGACGATCCGGGTCTTCAAAGAGTACTGTCACTAAAGCCTTGTATAATACCAACGTCATTTGGAAGGCACGAGCACAAGAGATTTAGAAAAGCCAGTGTGAATGTTGTTGAGCGTTTGGCAAACAAGATGATGCATTTTGGCAAGAAGTATGCCAAGAATACGGGAAGAATGGGAGGTAAGAAAGCAAGGGTAATCAACATAGTAAGAACGGCGTTTGAAATTATAAATCTCAAGACTGGAGAAAACCCACTTTCTGTTTTGATAAAAGCTATAGAAAACGCTTCACCAAATGAGGATACGACTAGGATTGTTTACGGTGGTGTGGTCTATCACGTTTCAGTGGATGTCTCACCGCTAAGAAGGATTGATCTGGCGTTAAGGTTCATAACAGAAGGTGTTAAAGAATCAACATTTTCAAACCCTAAGACAATCGAAGAGGCACTTGCTGACGAAATTATGTTGGCTGCACAGAACAACATGAATAGTTTCGCTATTAAGAAGAAGAACGAACAGGAAAGAATAGCGATGGCATCCCGTTAAAGTCAACGGATCCCTCATTCTTCACAGATTAATACAAGCACCTCATAGTTTCCTTATGGAAGTATCAGAGGAGAACTTGAGGGCTCACGCAAAATATCTAAGCGCCTCAGCACTGCAGGGTCGAGAGTTCAATACTGAAGGCAATAGGCTTGCAGTTCAGTATATTAAGAAACATTTTCGGGAGTATGGGTTAGAGGCTCCTGCTCTATATCCCAATTATGTACAGAGCTTGCCAGAGGGCGGACAGAACGTGCTGGGAATTTTGCAGGGCAGCGATCATGAATTGTCAAAACAATGTGTAATAGTGGACGCACATCATGATCATATGGGTGATGGTTTCGTAGGTGCCAGCGACAACGCCGCTGGTGTATCGGTCTTACTTGAACTTGCAAGGATATTTGCCGAACACGAGTATTCAAAACGTAGTCTGCTTTTCGCGTGTTTCGATGCTGAAGAACAACTTCTTGACATAGGAGGAAGAAGACAAATCATGTATGGGGCATCCTATTATGTTCGGAATCCCATATTTGACCTGAAAAAGACAGTTTCGATGATAACACTAGATACCTTAGGTCGTACGGGTTTGATAGACAATCTGATATTCATACTAGGATCCGAACGTTCACTCTTTATACAAGACGTACTTTATGAATGTAAAACAGATCTGCGTAAGATCTTATTTAGCGTTGATATGCTTACAGGTATAAAGGGTAATTACATACCCTTCCTAGAAAAGAGGGTTCCATGCTTGTTCGTAAGCAATGGGATACATGAAGACTATCATACCAGAAATGACACCGAAGACAAACTACAATACGAGTTGCTAACTAAGGATACAAAATTTACTATTGAACTGCTTTCTAAAATCTCATGCTCTCCTGAAAGACCAGATTTTTGCAAGAATCCCATTTGTCCTAAAACTGAGGTTGAGGATATCTTATACCTGTTGAAATCGTTGCAGGAATTAAGCCTGAAATACGGTGGTTATGCGGAACGGTTTAACCTTATCATAGGTAAGCTGGAAAGTGGGCCCTCAAAGAAAGATCTTACACAGGCTGTTCAAATAGTGCTAGGATTCATGACTCCTAATTTCGCAAGGTTGTATCTTATGTTAAATGAAGCACAGATGTCGGAAAAGAGGAAAGAGTATCGGATGGCCCTACAGCATTATGAGGAGATTGTTGCTCTATACGATCAATATAGAGTGCCCTATATTTGGATACGAGAAATAGAGGATAAAATTGCAAAATTGAAGGAAAAACTCTCCTAGCATTACAGAAAATTACAATTATTCAAATTTCGCTGATTTTTGTTAATCAAATACGCTGAAATTCATAAAATATATTGCACGAATAGCTCGTTAATTTTTCTATTCTTAAAATGGTAATGATTTGTATGTATGACAGTGTTTGGAACACATGAATTAGTAGTTCCGTTTTTGTTTAATAATAATAATAAATTAAATACATGCTATGACGATGGTTATGTTCTATGACAGATAAACGCGGTGCAACGGAAACTAGTAAACTTGTGCTAGAATTGGAAGAAATAGGCATCAAGACTGTGAACGTGCATAGAAATCTTTCTGTTAACTCCCTTGTGGAGAAGGCAGTTGAAAGGAATGAAGGAATTGTAGCTGCGAATGGAGCGCTTTCTGTAGTAACGGGTAAGTTTACTGGAAGATCTCCTGATGATCGATTTATAGTAGATGATGACGTTACACATAATACCGTACACTGGGGCGCTGTTAATCATCCTCTGCCGGAGGAAAAGTTTGAAAATATATTTCATAAAATGAAGACGTATATAGAAGGAAAAGAGATATTCATTTTCGATGGATTTGTTGGCGCTGATCCCAAGAACAGAATGTCGCTTCGAGTAATCAACGATCATGCTTGGCAAAATCTATTTGCTCGACAGCTTTTTATCAGACCTACACCTATGGAGCTAGAATCTTTCAGGCCTGAATTTACCGTTATAGCATTTAACGATTTCAAGGCTGATCCGCAAACAGATGGTACAAGGACTGAAACATTCATCATAATCAATCTGAAACAGAAAGTTGTGTTAATAGGTGCCACTTCCTATGCTGGCGAAATAAAGAAATCTGTATTCTCTGCAATGAATTACTATCTCCCTGAACGGGGTGTTTTCCCAATGCATTGCTCTGCAAATGTTGGCAAGGATAACGATGTTGCTTTATTCTTCGGGTTATCTGGCACAGGAAAGACCACGCTCTCTGCTGACACTGAGAGAATGTTAATTGGAGATGATGAACATGGATGGTCAGAGTTTGGTGTCTTTAATTTTGAAGGTGGTTGCTATGCCAAATGTATTAACTTGAGCAAGGAGCAGGAACCACAGATTTGGAACGCGATCAAATATGGTGCAGTTATGGAAAATGTTGTCCTTGATGAAAAAACCAAGATCCCAGATTTCACTGATGACGGTCTTACAGAAAATACAAGAGTTGCTTACCCGTTGGAACATATTCCAAATGCGGTCCTACCAAGTATAGGTCCTCATCCTAGGGTAATTATATTTTTGACCGCAGACGCATTTGGAGTGATGCCCCCAATAGCTAGACTGACCAAAGAGGGAGCGATGTATCATTTCATGTCAGGTTACACGAGCAAGCTAGCAGGTACGGAGAGGGGCATCACAAAACCCAAGGAAACATTCTCGAAATGCTTTGCCGCACCCTTTATGCCCCGACCAGCTTCTGTTTACGCAACTATGCTTGGCGAAAAGATAGAAAAGTACAGAACTAGAGTGTATCTGATCAATACCGGTTGGTCAGGGGGACCATACGGTGTTGGTGAGAGGATCAAGTTAAAATATACAAGAGCTATGGTGCGGGCTGCAATTAATGGCGAAATAGAAAAATCACAATTTGTTCATGACAATATCTTTAATCTCGATATTCCAACCTCATGTCCAGGTGTACCCAGTGAGATACTTAATCCTAGAAACACTTGGCAGGAAAAGGACGCCTATGATATTGCTGCCAAGCGACTAGCAGGTCTCTTTGTTGAGAACTTTAGCAGATTTGAAGATGTATCAAAGGAAATAAGAGATGCGGGACCAAAGCTGCATCCAGTTTAGTATGCATTATCAGATCAAGCCTTATTACAAATAGGTCTATACAACAAGCCTGCACATGAAATCAGGGGAAGGGATAACTGCAATATAAAGTTCAGTGAAGCAGAATTGCATTTTATTACTAAAATCGTAATGAATTCAGATCTCTAGTTAATAAAAAAT
It encodes:
- a CDS encoding DUF131 domain-containing protein; this encodes MVEQLQLLSVGLILVMLGIIVTVFSLKPRGRGSTGIILLGPIPIVWGGSNKSLLVVIISVILLLFIVLPMVLMLWM
- a CDS encoding M28 family peptidase, producing MEVSEENLRAHAKYLSASALQGREFNTEGNRLAVQYIKKHFREYGLEAPALYPNYVQSLPEGGQNVLGILQGSDHELSKQCVIVDAHHDHMGDGFVGASDNAAGVSVLLELARIFAEHEYSKRSLLFACFDAEEQLLDIGGRRQIMYGASYYVRNPIFDLKKTVSMITLDTLGRTGLIDNLIFILGSERSLFIQDVLYECKTDLRKILFSVDMLTGIKGNYIPFLEKRVPCLFVSNGIHEDYHTRNDTEDKLQYELLTKDTKFTIELLSKISCSPERPDFCKNPICPKTEVEDILYLLKSLQELSLKYGGYAERFNLIIGKLESGPSKKDLTQAVQIVLGFMTPNFARLYLMLNEAQMSEKRKEYRMALQHYEEIVALYDQYRVPYIWIREIEDKIAKLKEKLS
- a CDS encoding NusA-like transcription termination signal-binding factor encodes the protein MTEIKLTSGELQLMSLFQSVTGATARDCVIDEKIDRVIFIVNKGDMGLAIGKNGATIRTLQDIVGKKIELVEFSDDPAEFIRNMLSSNLVLDVKIIDKGDGTRVAVAAVDPKKKGVVVGREGRNAEKARLLAKRYFQISNVLIVNPEQIPR
- a CDS encoding 30S ribosomal protein S12 codes for the protein MARKSPLGLFAGRVLKQKRGRLRWSNKYYNRKMFMLDKKANPLEGAPQARGIVLEKVGVESKQPNSAVRKCVRVQLIKNGKSITAFLPRDGALNYVDEHDEVVVEGIGGSMGGAMGDIPGVRWQVFKVNGVSLKELVRGRKEKPRR
- the pckA gene encoding phosphoenolpyruvate carboxykinase (ATP), which translates into the protein MTDKRGATETSKLVLELEEIGIKTVNVHRNLSVNSLVEKAVERNEGIVAANGALSVVTGKFTGRSPDDRFIVDDDVTHNTVHWGAVNHPLPEEKFENIFHKMKTYIEGKEIFIFDGFVGADPKNRMSLRVINDHAWQNLFARQLFIRPTPMELESFRPEFTVIAFNDFKADPQTDGTRTETFIIINLKQKVVLIGATSYAGEIKKSVFSAMNYYLPERGVFPMHCSANVGKDNDVALFFGLSGTGKTTLSADTERMLIGDDEHGWSEFGVFNFEGGCYAKCINLSKEQEPQIWNAIKYGAVMENVVLDEKTKIPDFTDDGLTENTRVAYPLEHIPNAVLPSIGPHPRVIIFLTADAFGVMPPIARLTKEGAMYHFMSGYTSKLAGTERGITKPKETFSKCFAAPFMPRPASVYATMLGEKIEKYRTRVYLINTGWSGGPYGVGERIKLKYTRAMVRAAINGEIEKSQFVHDNIFNLDIPTSCPGVPSEILNPRNTWQEKDAYDIAAKRLAGLFVENFSRFEDVSKEIRDAGPKLHPV
- a CDS encoding 30S ribosomal protein S7, with translation MSKSTENLLLFRKWDLSQVKVDDPGLQRVLSLKPCIIPTSFGRHEHKRFRKASVNVVERLANKMMHFGKKYAKNTGRMGGKKARVINIVRTAFEIINLKTGENPLSVLIKAIENASPNEDTTRIVYGGVVYHVSVDVSPLRRIDLALRFITEGVKESTFSNPKTIEEALADEIMLAAQNNMNSFAIKKKNEQERIAMASR
- a CDS encoding ribosomal L7Ae/L30e/S12e/Gadd45 family protein is translated as MSKILEQIIKDSFASNKCRVGTRDVLRSIKNSKLIICSQSLSDDVKSKLEQAVKSSNVPIYRFDSTSLELGRLCNKPFRISVISIDSSSSSDITAILEEINKQETANS